GTTGCCGCTCTTCTACCCGTTCCTGGTCAACGACCCGGGTGAGGGCAGCCAGGCGAAGCGTCGGGCCCACGCAGTGATCATCGACCACCTCTCGCCCCCGCTGACCCGGGCCGAGACCTACGGCGAGCTCGCCCGCCTCGAGCAGCTGCTCGACGAACACAGCCAACTCCAGGTCCTGGACCCCTCCAAGCTGCCGGCGCTGCGGGAGCGCATCTGGGCCACGATCACCGAGGCCAGTCTCGACCGCGACCTCGGGATCGAGGAGCTGCCCGGTGCAGAGGCCTTCGACGACCTGCTCGTGGAGCTCGACGGGTACCTGTGCACGCTGAAGGACGCCCAGATCCGTGGCGGGCTGCACGTGTTCGGTGAGCCCCCGTGCGGCGACGCGCTGGTCGACATGGTGCTCGCCGCCACCCGACTCCCGCAGGGATCGGTGCCGTCCCTGCGAGCCACGGTCGCGTCGGAGCTGGGCCTGCGCGCCGATGATCCGCGCCATGCCGATGCCGTGGAGGCGGAGTGCCGCCGTCGGGTGCAAGCCGCCGCTGAACGAGGTTGGCGACCGGTCGTCGGCGACGGGCCGACCGTGCAGTGGGTGTGTGAGTGGCTGGTGCCGATGCTGCAGCGCACGGGCGACGAGCTCGCCAACCTCCTGCGGGGCCTCGACGGCCGCTTCGTTCCCGCCGGGCCGGCAGGCACCCTCAGCCGGGGCGGGGCGCACGTGCTGCCGACGGGCCGGAACTTCTACTCGCTCGACCCGCAGGCGCTCCCGACGCGTCTCGCATGGGAGACGGGCGTGCGCCTGGCCGATGCGCTGCTGGCGCGCCACCTCGGCGAGCACGGCTCCTACCCCCGCAGCGTCGGTCTGGTGGTGTGGGGGACCGCGGCGATGCGCACCCAGGGCGACGACATCGCCGAGGCGCTCGCGCTGCTCGGGGTGCGGCCGGTCTGGGACCAACAGACCCGTCGGGTGGTGGGCCTGGAGCCGATCCCGCTGGCGGAGCTGGGCCGACCTCGCATCGACGTGACGTTGCGAATCAGCGGGTTCTTCCGTGACGCCTTCCCGAACCTCGTGCGGCTCGTGGACGACGCGGCACGGCTGGTGGCGTCGCTGGAGGGCGAGCCGCCGGAGCAGAACGCGCTGCGGTTCGCACCCGGCGACCCGCGGGTGTTCGGGCCGGCACCGGGGGCCTACGGCGCCGGGATCATCGAGGCCCTGCAGTCCGGCCGGTGGGCCGACGAGGACGATCTGGCGGCGATCTACGCCGCGTGGTCGGGCTGGAGTTACGGCCGGCACGGCTATGGCGTGGCCGACGAGGCCGCGATGCGCCGACGCTTCGCCCTGATCGACGTGGCGGTGAAGAACCAGGACGACCGGGAGCACGACATCTTCGACTCGGAGGACTACCTGGCCGACCACGGGGGCATGGTGGCGCTGGTCCGTGCTCTCACGGGATGCACGCCCGCCGCGGTGGTGGGGGACTCGTCCGATCCCGCCCGGCCCGTGGTGCGCTCGCTGGCCGAGGAAGCGGCCCGGGTCTTGCGCAGCCGGGCACTCAATCCTCGCTGGATCGCAGCCATGGGCACCCACGGCTATCGAGGTGCCGCCGAGCTGGCGGCGACCGTCGACTGCCTCGTCGGCTACGACGCCACCACCGGGGTGGTCGACGACTGGATGTACGAGCGGATCACCACGGCGTACGTGTCGGACCCCGAGGTTCGGGACTTCTTCCGTCGCTCGAACCCCGCCGCGCTGTGTGAACTGGCCGAGCGGCTCCTGGACGCGGCCCGGCGAGGGATGTGGCAGGCCTCCGAGGAGGCGCTCGCCGTGCTCGCAGACGCGGTGGTGGAAGCGGAAGGCTGGGAGGAACTGCGGTGAGGGCGATGCTGCCGTTCCCCGCGGTGGTCGGCCAGGACCAGGCCAAGCTCGCGCTGGTGCTCGCCGCGGTGGAGCCGCGACTCGGTGGGGTGCTGCTGCGCGGCGACAAGGGCTCGGCGAAGACCACCCTGGCGCGGGGCCTGGCGTCCTTGCTCCCCGGCGATGCGCCATTCGTCGAGCTGCCGCTCGGGGCCGGTGAGGACCGGACGCTGGGCTCCCTCGACCTGCAGTCGCTGCTGCGGGACGGCACCCCATCGTTCCGCCCGGGTCTGCTGGCTGCGGCCGATGGCGGGGTGCTCTACGTCGACGAGATCAACCTCCTCGCCGATCACCTGGTCGACGCCCTCCTGGACGTGGCGGTCTCCGGGGTGAACCGGGTCGAGCGGGACGGTCTGTCCCACGTCCATCCCGCCCGCTTCGTGCTGGTGGCGTCCATGAACCCGGAGGAGGGGGAGCTGCGACCGCAGCTGCTCGACCGGTTCGGCCTGTCGGTGGAGGTCCGCGCACCGACCGAGATCGATCAGCGCGTGGAAGCGGTCCGCCGACAACTGGCGATCGAGCGGGGCGAGGGACCGGCGCCGGACGGCGAGGTGGAGGCGCTCCGCATCAGGGTCGATGCAGCCCGTCGGCGTGCGGTGAGCGTCGACGACGACGTGCTCTGGATGGCCAGCGCGGTGGTGCTCCAGCTCGGCGGCGAGGGTCTGCGCGGGGACCTGATGCTGGTGCGGGCGGCGAGCGCGCTGGCGGCGTGGGAGGGTCGCTCGGCGGTGACGATGGAAGATCTGCGTCGGGTGGCGCCGATGGTCCTGGCGCACCGGCGGCGACGGCGCCCGCTCGAACAGCCCGGCATCGACCAGGCGGAGCTCGATGCGGCCTTCGACCGCAGTGCGCACAACGGGAAGGACTCAGGTGCGGCCGAAGGTGCCGATGGCTCGGGCAGCGCGCAGGGCGGTGCCGATGCGAGGTCGCCGGCGCCGTCGGAGCCCGCAGGTTTCGATCACGCAGCTCCCTATGGCGCGGCGCCGGTGAGGGATCCCGAGGATCGGGAGCCGATGTGTGAGGCTTCACTGCTGCGATTGCCGATCGCAGCGGGTCACCGTGCCACTCCCACAGGCTCGGCGGCCGACGGGCGGGCGGTCATCGCTGACGGGTCCCGCGGGCGGGCTGTGCGGCGCGCCGACTTCGACGCCGAGCTGGGCGTCGACCCACTCGGGTCCGCAGTGGCGCTGGTGGCGCGTCGAGCAGCGAGCGGGTCACCGGGGGCGCCGGCCGAGCCGGGGGATCTGCGCTCGATGCTGTGGGAGCAGCTACAGGGCGCGCTGGTGGTGTTCGTGGTGGACGCTTCGGGCTCGATGGGCGCGGCAGGCCGGATCGAGTTGGCCCGGTCGGCGGTCCTCGGGTTGCTCACCGATGCGTACCGGCGTCGTTGCCGGGTTGCGCTGGTGACCTTCGGCGGGGATGGCGCGACGACGATCCTGAGGCCGACCTCGTCGGTGGAGGTTGCCCGGGCTCGGCTGGCCGAGTTGCGTCCGGGGGGCGGGTC
This DNA window, taken from Rhabdothermincola sediminis, encodes the following:
- a CDS encoding cobaltochelatase subunit CobN; translation: MSEPGVILYVTNVDTEVLALRIAVEGLPAGCPPVRARQTWRFDPERDLDGARCVVVRLLGGRRLWEDGFNTIDAWCRARGVPLLAFGGEAVPDAPLAARSTVPASVHREGFRYLVQGGPANLGRFMSFIASAVLGEDLPVEPPEDIPTYGVWRRSAGFDDGRPRVGVVFYRAHLVAGNTGFVDELADALEARGVGVVVVWCYSLRGEAGAPVVELLRGEQVELLVTTVLAAGGANSGAGTVGAPGGAEGEPWDVEAIASLDVPVLHAASAGQSSQQWAVDPNGLGPYDAAAGVAIPEMDGRVIGPVFAFNEVVDDGDDLGTEVRAYRCIPDRLERLAGIAARLVRLRRTPAGQRRIALVLSAYPTRHGRLANAVGLDTPRSVMRILDALATAGYRVGEMPEDGDALMAELEAGFVDDTGTVGVTDPGGGVGRLDTSAYRSWFETLPPQSRREVEQHWGPAPGTHRVHQDALVFSGLELGNVLVAVQPPRGYGDDPVAIYHAPNLPPTHHYLGFYRWLDAVWGADAVVHVGKHGTLEWLPGKALALSAACFPDIAIGELPLFYPFLVNDPGEGSQAKRRAHAVIIDHLSPPLTRAETYGELARLEQLLDEHSQLQVLDPSKLPALRERIWATITEASLDRDLGIEELPGAEAFDDLLVELDGYLCTLKDAQIRGGLHVFGEPPCGDALVDMVLAATRLPQGSVPSLRATVASELGLRADDPRHADAVEAECRRRVQAAAERGWRPVVGDGPTVQWVCEWLVPMLQRTGDELANLLRGLDGRFVPAGPAGTLSRGGAHVLPTGRNFYSLDPQALPTRLAWETGVRLADALLARHLGEHGSYPRSVGLVVWGTAAMRTQGDDIAEALALLGVRPVWDQQTRRVVGLEPIPLAELGRPRIDVTLRISGFFRDAFPNLVRLVDDAARLVASLEGEPPEQNALRFAPGDPRVFGPAPGAYGAGIIEALQSGRWADEDDLAAIYAAWSGWSYGRHGYGVADEAAMRRRFALIDVAVKNQDDREHDIFDSEDYLADHGGMVALVRALTGCTPAAVVGDSSDPARPVVRSLAEEAARVLRSRALNPRWIAAMGTHGYRGAAELAATVDCLVGYDATTGVVDDWMYERITTAYVSDPEVRDFFRRSNPAALCELAERLLDAARRGMWQASEEALAVLADAVVEAEGWEELR
- a CDS encoding VWA domain-containing protein gives rise to the protein MLPFPAVVGQDQAKLALVLAAVEPRLGGVLLRGDKGSAKTTLARGLASLLPGDAPFVELPLGAGEDRTLGSLDLQSLLRDGTPSFRPGLLAAADGGVLYVDEINLLADHLVDALLDVAVSGVNRVERDGLSHVHPARFVLVASMNPEEGELRPQLLDRFGLSVEVRAPTEIDQRVEAVRRQLAIERGEGPAPDGEVEALRIRVDAARRRAVSVDDDVLWMASAVVLQLGGEGLRGDLMLVRAASALAAWEGRSAVTMEDLRRVAPMVLAHRRRRRPLEQPGIDQAELDAAFDRSAHNGKDSGAAEGADGSGSAQGGADARSPAPSEPAGFDHAAPYGAAPVRDPEDREPMCEASLLRLPIAAGHRATPTGSAADGRAVIADGSRGRAVRRADFDAELGVDPLGSAVALVARRAASGSPGAPAEPGDLRSMLWEQLQGALVVFVVDASGSMGAAGRIELARSAVLGLLTDAYRRRCRVALVTFGGDGATTILRPTSSVEVARARLAELRPGGGSPIAEGLREASMVISRAAPRGPVTVVLVTDGRATAAGTSPAAASSDATEAARDLARAGVTVVVVDSERGRTRLGRARELAERAGAVLVPFEELERLAGGDGRGLDASGRAADGHGQTRSTGEPFPRQTVR